In Nymphaea colorata isolate Beijing-Zhang1983 chromosome 13, ASM883128v2, whole genome shotgun sequence, one DNA window encodes the following:
- the LOC116267141 gene encoding dirigent protein 1-like, which produces MVKLLRNAALFLIFFTLISLQFAAAKRGSWFRKDLQAPKSLGAQRVSHLHFYFHDTVSGQNQTAVSITRAAPTANASATQFGLIRMMDDPLTEGPDPTSKLIGRAQGLYALSSLQESSLLMAVDYVFLDGEHKGSTLSILGRNAVFHKVREMPVVGGTGTFRLARGYAIARTHSFTSQTAVVEYNVVVIHY; this is translated from the coding sequence ATGGTCAAGCTACTTAGAAATGCTGCACTCTTTCTTATCTTCTTCACCCTTATTAGTCTCCAGTTTGCTGCTGCCAAAAGAGGCAGCTGGTTCCGGAAAGACCTTCAAGCACCCAAATCTCTGGGCGCACAGAGAGTAAGCCACCTTCATTTCTACTTCCACGACACAGTCAGTGGGCAGAACCAAACTGCAGTGTCCATAACCAGAGCTGCGCCGACAGCAAACGCTTCAGCCACCCAGTTTGGCCTTATCAGGATGATGGACGACCCCCTGACGGAAGGCCCAGACCCGACTTCGAAATTGATAGGCAGAGCTCAAGGACTCTATGCCTTGTCGAGCCTGCAAGAATCGAGCCTGCTCATGGCGGTTGATTACGTGTTTCTGGACGGAGAGCACAAAGGAAGCACCCTTAGTATACTGGGAAGGAATGCTGTTTTTCACAAGGTGAGGGAGATGCCGGTGGTCGGAGGAACCGGCACCTTCCGGCTCGCTCGCGGCTATGCAATAGCGAGGACTCATTCCTTCACTAGCCAAACTGCGGTTGTTGAGTATAATGTTGTCGTCATTCATTACTAG